A single region of the Rhizobium sp. NLR16a genome encodes:
- a CDS encoding transporter substrate-binding domain-containing protein, translated as MSTRKKVLSEIAPAGVIRAAVNMSNAALVHWDDQAGALVGPSARIGHQIAEQLDRGVSLIQYGSAADILAAADRGEWDIAFIASDPSRADRFSFSPPYISVRATYLVPEDSAFRTVGDVDAEGVRIASARSAAYTKQLERILEEATVSLTDSPAAAIDLLVGSQCDAAAGLTEFLVRTSERISGFRLVEGAFSEIPQTIAVHRRSIYASAFFADFVRRLDETAAGDVHMAGDGEENLP; from the coding sequence ATGTCGACGCGGAAGAAGGTTCTGTCCGAGATAGCGCCCGCGGGCGTAATCCGGGCCGCCGTCAACATGTCGAATGCAGCATTGGTCCATTGGGACGATCAGGCCGGCGCCTTGGTCGGTCCAAGCGCTCGGATCGGCCACCAAATTGCCGAACAGCTGGATCGCGGAGTGTCGCTGATCCAGTACGGTTCGGCCGCCGACATCCTCGCGGCTGCGGATCGCGGCGAGTGGGACATTGCTTTCATTGCCTCGGATCCCTCGAGAGCCGACCGGTTTTCCTTTTCACCTCCCTACATCTCGGTCAGAGCGACCTATTTGGTGCCGGAGGACTCAGCGTTTCGAACGGTCGGAGACGTTGATGCTGAAGGAGTGCGGATAGCCTCCGCAAGAAGCGCCGCCTATACGAAGCAGCTCGAACGTATCCTTGAAGAAGCCACTGTCTCGCTTACTGACAGCCCGGCAGCTGCCATCGATCTCCTTGTCGGGTCGCAATGCGACGCGGCTGCGGGATTGACCGAATTCCTCGTTCGGACGTCGGAGCGGATTTCCGGCTTCCGACTGGTGGAGGGAGCGTTCTCCGAAATTCCCCAGACGATCGCCGTGCACCGAAGATCCATTTATGCCTCGGCCTTCTTTGCGGACTTCGTACGGCGTCTGGACGAAACTGCTGCGGGAGACGTTCACATGGCCGGCGACGGTGAAGAGAATCTCCCATGA
- the hpaI gene encoding 4-hydroxy-2-oxoheptanedioate aldolase: MELPVNHFKRKLRAGESQIGLWCGLPGSYAAEIVAPSGFDWVLFDTEHSPSDVLTVLPQLQAVAPYDVSPVVRPAFNDPVLIKRFLDIGVQTLLVPYVQNEEEAKAAVAAIRYPPHGVRGVSALTRATRFGRVPNYARIAEQEICLLLQIETREALGRLEAIAATEGVDGIFIGPADLAASFGHPGQPGHPEVIAAIEDAIGRLKILGKPAGILTPDESFAARCISLGTLFTAVGVDVALLARGSEALASRFAS, translated from the coding sequence ATGGAACTTCCCGTCAATCACTTCAAGCGGAAACTGAGAGCCGGTGAAAGCCAGATCGGTCTCTGGTGCGGCCTTCCCGGAAGCTACGCGGCAGAAATCGTCGCGCCGTCAGGCTTCGATTGGGTGCTGTTCGATACCGAGCACTCTCCAAGCGACGTCCTCACCGTCCTGCCGCAATTGCAGGCGGTCGCGCCTTACGACGTTTCCCCGGTCGTACGCCCGGCATTCAACGATCCGGTGCTGATCAAGCGCTTTCTGGATATCGGCGTCCAGACGCTCCTCGTTCCCTATGTGCAGAACGAAGAGGAAGCGAAGGCGGCGGTCGCCGCCATACGGTATCCGCCGCACGGGGTTCGCGGGGTCTCCGCCTTGACGCGCGCCACCCGCTTCGGGCGCGTGCCGAACTACGCGCGGATTGCCGAACAGGAGATCTGCCTGCTTCTGCAGATCGAGACCCGAGAGGCACTCGGTCGGCTGGAGGCCATCGCAGCGACCGAAGGCGTCGACGGCATCTTCATCGGCCCCGCCGACCTGGCGGCTAGCTTCGGCCATCCCGGCCAACCGGGGCATCCCGAGGTGATCGCGGCGATCGAGGACGCGATCGGACGTCTGAAAATTCTTGGAAAGCCGGCAGGCATCCTCACGCCGGACGAGTCGTTCGCAGCCCGTTGCATTTCGCTCGGGACGTTGTTCACCGCCGTTGGCGTAGACGTCGCCCTCCTTGCGAGAGGATCGGAAGCGCTCGCATCTCGGTTTGCATCTTAG
- the hpaH gene encoding 2-oxo-hept-4-ene-1,7-dioate hydratase, giving the protein MITEKERQAAADALLRAETDRRPIVQPSKTYPDLELEDAYKIQALWAQARIAKGARIAGHKIGLTSRAMQMASKMTEPDYGVILDDALYNDGAQIRAELFIKPRLEVELAFVMGEDLEGPSARIYDVMRATEFVVPALEIIDYRTEVPRAITDTIADNAAFGAIVVGGRIIRPMDIDIRWVGATLSKNGIIEESGVSAAIMGHPAAGVAWLVNKLHAVGGGLKKGQIVLAGSFTRPVDIVKGDVIQADYGPVGSIGVSFV; this is encoded by the coding sequence ATGATCACCGAAAAGGAACGCCAGGCCGCAGCCGACGCGCTGCTGAGGGCAGAAACTGACCGCAGACCCATCGTCCAGCCAAGTAAGACATACCCGGATCTCGAACTTGAAGACGCATATAAGATCCAGGCGCTTTGGGCGCAGGCACGGATTGCAAAGGGCGCGCGGATCGCGGGTCATAAAATCGGGCTGACATCTCGGGCGATGCAGATGGCCTCGAAAATGACCGAGCCCGACTACGGCGTCATTCTCGACGACGCCCTCTATAACGACGGCGCGCAGATCAGGGCGGAGCTGTTTATCAAGCCTCGCTTGGAAGTCGAGCTCGCCTTCGTAATGGGAGAGGATCTCGAAGGACCGAGCGCTCGGATCTATGATGTCATGCGCGCGACTGAATTTGTCGTTCCCGCGCTTGAGATCATCGACTACCGAACCGAGGTGCCCAGAGCGATCACCGATACGATCGCCGACAACGCCGCGTTCGGAGCGATCGTCGTGGGCGGCCGCATCATCCGGCCGATGGATATCGACATCCGCTGGGTCGGCGCGACGCTTTCGAAAAACGGCATCATCGAGGAATCTGGTGTTTCCGCAGCTATAATGGGGCATCCGGCCGCGGGTGTCGCCTGGCTCGTGAACAAACTCCATGCCGTCGGAGGCGGCTTGAAGAAGGGCCAGATCGTGCTTGCCGGCTCGTTCACCCGCCCCGTGGACATCGTCAAGGGCGATGTCATCCAGGCCGACTACGGTCCGGTCGGCTCCATCGGCGTCTCGTTCGTGTGA
- a CDS encoding dioxygenase — translation MTIRTESELTPAVLAVMNRTEDPRLRDILVAMVKHLHAFVREVRLSEVEFREATAILNEIGRLQTDSHNEFVLMAGSLGVSSLVCLLNNGDNGQTETSQSLLGPFWRLNSPRVENGGTIIRSETPGTPLFVHAKVVDRGGKPIPGAEIDVWHASPVGLYENQDPDQAEMNLRGKFTTDDEGRFWFRTVKMVGYPIPVDGVVGRLLQVQGRHPYRPAHLHALIFKEGYKTLISQVFDPSDPNIDSDVQFGVTAALTGDFVRHDEPHPSNADVTGPWFSLDYTYVMEPGEAILPRPPIK, via the coding sequence ATGACAATCAGAACGGAAAGCGAGTTGACGCCGGCCGTCCTCGCCGTGATGAACCGCACCGAAGATCCACGGTTGCGGGACATACTCGTCGCAATGGTGAAGCATCTCCACGCATTCGTGCGGGAAGTCAGGCTGTCGGAAGTCGAGTTTCGCGAAGCGACCGCCATCCTCAACGAAATCGGCCGGCTGCAGACCGACAGCCACAACGAATTCGTGCTCATGGCCGGATCGCTTGGCGTCTCCTCGCTTGTGTGCCTGCTCAACAACGGCGACAACGGGCAAACCGAGACTTCACAGTCGCTACTCGGGCCGTTCTGGCGGCTCAACTCTCCGCGGGTCGAAAACGGCGGAACCATCATCCGGTCGGAAACGCCGGGAACACCCTTGTTCGTCCACGCGAAGGTGGTTGATCGGGGTGGCAAGCCCATCCCGGGCGCCGAAATCGACGTATGGCACGCCTCTCCTGTCGGCCTTTACGAGAACCAGGATCCTGATCAGGCGGAAATGAACCTGCGCGGCAAGTTCACCACGGACGACGAGGGTCGGTTCTGGTTTAGAACGGTCAAGATGGTGGGCTATCCCATCCCTGTCGACGGGGTCGTAGGTCGGCTTCTCCAAGTGCAAGGCCGCCACCCTTACCGACCTGCGCATCTGCACGCCCTGATCTTCAAAGAGGGATACAAAACTCTCATCTCCCAGGTCTTCGACCCGAGCGATCCGAACATTGATTCCGATGTGCAGTTCGGCGTCACCGCGGCTTTGACAGGCGACTTTGTCCGTCATGACGAGCCGCACCCGTCCAACGCGGACGTCACTGGCCCGTGGTTCTCGCTCGACTACACCTACGTCATGGAGCCGGGCGAGGCCATCCTGCCGCGTCCCCCGATCAAGTAA
- a CDS encoding GntR family transcriptional regulator encodes MDTADDSSLGPLTEDVPSIGFLDDGKNTIGSQLASRLREAIISGELEAGSKINLDKARKTFNVSLSPLREGLARLISDGLVEFQDNRGYRVAPISLANLEEVTSLREELEVFALRESMRLGDVEWEGNIMRALHRLNRTERDAARPETLEHWEALHREFHLTLISGCGKPLLFHFCSLLLNLNDRYRRVFLIRTSGDRNVGQEHSEIAQGAVARDVDYACEKLRQHIHRTGTNLRNHLATKGIA; translated from the coding sequence ATGGACACGGCCGACGACAGCTCTCTTGGGCCGTTGACAGAAGATGTGCCGTCAATCGGCTTTCTCGACGATGGCAAGAACACCATCGGCAGCCAACTCGCATCGCGCCTTCGGGAGGCGATTATCTCCGGTGAGCTGGAAGCGGGAAGCAAGATCAATCTCGACAAGGCGCGGAAGACTTTCAACGTCAGCCTAAGCCCGTTGCGGGAGGGCTTAGCCCGGCTCATTTCAGACGGCCTGGTCGAGTTTCAGGACAACAGAGGCTATCGCGTCGCGCCAATCTCACTGGCTAATCTCGAAGAGGTCACGAGCCTGCGCGAGGAGCTCGAGGTTTTCGCGCTGCGTGAATCCATGCGTCTTGGCGACGTCGAATGGGAGGGCAACATCATGCGTGCGCTTCATCGTCTTAACCGCACGGAGCGCGACGCCGCGCGTCCCGAAACGCTAGAGCACTGGGAAGCGCTTCATCGCGAATTCCACCTCACCTTGATCTCTGGCTGTGGCAAACCTCTGCTATTTCACTTCTGCAGTCTTCTGCTGAATCTCAATGACCGATATCGCCGCGTTTTCCTGATCCGTACATCGGGAGACCGCAATGTAGGGCAGGAGCACAGCGAGATTGCCCAGGGAGCGGTCGCGCGTGATGTCGACTATGCCTGTGAGAAGCTCCGCCAGCACATCCATCGCACCGGCACCAATCTCCGCAACCATCTCGCGACGAAAGGGATCGCATGA